The genomic DNA GCCGCTGTCAGTTGATCATACCCCAAAAGAAACCGCCGCACGTTTGGCAAACCGCATTGATGCAGAATTTCAAAAGCGTCTGCATCAGTGCGGGTTCTCTCCTAGGAATTGATATGTAGACTGTAAACACGTCCATTTTGTGCGAGGGGCTCGTGTCCGAAATTGATGCACTGAACCATTGGCTGATTTCTGAAGGACGGTTGTTGGGCGATGAAACCGCAATCGTGCAAGGCTATTGCGAAGGCCTTGTAAAGCTTGGTGTACCATTGGCACGGGCACGGATTGCACAAAACTACTCAAATCCATTGCTCAGCGCATGGGGTATTATCTGGACCCCTGAAAACACCCGTCGCTATACGGTTCCCACGACTGTGCTGTCGACAAGTGCTTGGCATGGCAGCCCATTTGAATACATCGTCACGCGTCGGTGCCCTCTGCGAAAGCGGCTGGCGGACCTCAACCTTGAAGATGAACACCCGATCTATTCAGAACTTGCCGAAGCGGGTGCCACGGATTTTCTGGCCATCCCACTGGAACATGGAAATGGATCGGTTCAAGGCACCAGCTTCACTTCAAATGCTGAAATCGGGTTTTCCGATACGCACATTCGATACATTGAAGAGTCGCGTTACGCACTTGCGGCAGCTTTGGAACCCATAGCGATGCGTCAGTCACAAAAAAGCCTGCTACAGACTTATCTGGGTCATGGTCCAGCGGTGGAGATCGGTCAGGGGCATATTAAGCGCGGGGAACACAGAACGGTTGCAGCCGCGATCTTGTTTGCGGATCTCAGGGGGTTTACCGAAAAGGCCCAGGCTTGGCCCGAGGAAAAACTGCTGGCCATGATGGGAGACTATTTTGAAATGGTGGTCTCGCCAATTCAGAACGCAGGCGGCGATGTGCTCAAATTCATGGGCGATGGCATTCTGGCAGTTTTTGAGACCGACAACAGCGACGAGTCCACTTGCAGATCGGCAGTCGAGGCTGCTTCTGGAGCCTTGGCCAATCTTGGCGAATACAACAAACAAGCGGATGAACGAAGCCAAGAGGCAATCGAGTTTGTCATCGGCATCGACTTTGGTCCTGTGACATTTGGCAATATCGGCAGCCCTGATCGGTTGGACTTCACAGTTGTAGGACAGACTGTCAATGTCGCTAGTCGTGTGCAGGATCTTTGTAAGATACTGGGTGAAAAGACCCTGATCACTTCGCGTGTTGCGAAACACATGGGAAACATGGTTCAGTCCGTTGGTCGTCACGCTGTTCGAGGTTTAGACCAAGATATTGAGGTTTTCAGAATTTCTGCCAAAGGATCGTAACGCTTTAGGTTTTGAGAGCGGGTTAGTCTGTTTTGATCCTTGCAGACATACTTTCCGCGCACCTTTGATAGGTCGGGAAAAGGGGTGCCCAGAAGTGAATGAAGGGCACCCGAATCCTGCGCACCCAGAGAGTTGGACGTTTGTGGGTTATGAAGTTAACGCTCGGAAAAAGCGTTGCGCATCGTCTGATGGACCGGTTTCAACATGTATGTGAGCAGCGGAGGCTTGACCCCGGTTTGAGAAAACTTTAGGCCCGACGCTCTTTGCTCAGACAATTCGGAGACATGTGCCATGGCCCCCATCCGCCCGTGGATCGGCATCGACTTTGGTACGTCAAATTCAGCTGTTGCTTACATAGATGCAAACGCGCCTCGACTTGTACGTTTCGATGGCGATGCAAAGACACTTCCAACCACTTTCTTTTTTGATTTCGAAACGCGCGAAACCTTGATTGGTGAACCCGCCAACCAAGCGCTTTTGGATGGGCTGGAGGGGCGTTTCATGCGAGCGCTCAAGCGGGTTTTGGGTACTGCTTTAATGCATGAAAAGCGGCAGATTTTGAACGAGCGGCTGACATTTGTCGAAATCATCGGTTCTTTTCTGCGCCAACTGAGGGAACAGGCAGAGGTCGAAATTGGTGTGCCGTGCACACGCGTTGTATCGGGACGACCTGTAATATTTCATGGGGTGAACGACCCGCGAGAGGCTCAGGCAGAAGCTGATTTGCGCGCATGTTACATAGCCGCCGGATTTACGGATGTTCAGTTTTGCCCTGAGCCCGCCGCAGCGGCCATCGCGACAGGTGCCACTGAATGCGGCTCGGGTACTGGGCTGGTTGTCGACATTGGGGGTGGAACGTCTGACTTTTCGGTCTTTCGGTCCCATGCAGCCGAATTAGAGATTCTGGCCAATCACGGAGTGCGCATTGGGGGAACGGATTTCGACCGCGCGATCAGTATTGATCATGTGATGCCGCTTTTGGGCAAAGGTTCGATGGTTCGGGATGTCTTTGGCAGCGGGGCATCGAAGGCCCCCAATGCCATTTTTAATGACCTGGCGACCTGGGAGGTGATCCCGTTTCTGTACACGGCGCAGAACCGGCGCACGGTGGGCGACATGGTACAACTGGCCCAGTCACCTGAACGGTTGGCCCGCCTTGCTTCGGTGCTTGAGCACGAATTGGGGCATGAACTGGCCTTTGCTGTTGAAAGTGGAAAGATTGAAGTGAACTCAGGGACACAAGATCCGGCGATCAAACTTGACGTGCTTGAGGCTGGGTTGGCGGTACAGCTAAGTGACGCGCTGGTGGCCGACAGTCTTAACGATCATGCTTCACGGTTGGAGACTGGGGTGCAAGAGGTGTTGCGCCTGGCGGATGTAACTGCAGAACAGATCGACCGGGTTGTCTATGTTGGCGGCTCAAGCCTGATGGCCATTGTCCCCGAAACGATGCGACGTGTTTTCCCGGATGCCGAACATTCCTTTGCATCTGTTTTTACCGCAGTGGCCGAAGGTCTCGCGATCATGGCAGCGCGAGAGGGCGTGTAACCGTCGGTGACCAGTTTTAGTCAAGGGCGCGTTCTTTGAGGGGTGCAAGAGTTCACTTTTTTGAAAACATGAGGCGCATGTCACGGCTAAATGCTTTAACAGGCTGATCATCTGGCGCGCCTGCATCGGTCCGAGCAATAGCGAACCTGATCCCAGACCTTTGCCCATTTCCGACGCCATGTGAAAGGTCGCCCACATCTGATGCAAGTTTTAGAGGGCAGGTCAGATTTCTTGCGCATGCGCATCGGTTAGCCGTCCAGTGGTAAACTCAGTTGGGCCGAAGGTTTTGATCGTGCTTTAGACGATGAGCGGCGTTTGCGACTTCCGTGTTTGGACTGGATGGCGGCGGCTTCGATGCGAAAGGCCGGAGTGCGACGGACAGCCCAAATCCTCTCGCGTGCCAGCTTTGCGGCGGCAAGGTGGTTGAAGATGCGTTCGGGATAGAGCGTGCCAACCACCGCCGCAGCATTCGGTGCGGACCACGGCTCTTGTAGGTAAGGATCGGCTATCGCGGCCAACTCTGGCACCCATAGCCGTGTAAATACGCCGGACGGATCCTGATCTTTTCCCTGTTTCACGGGATTGTAGATCCGCACAGCATTGATACCGGTTGTGCCGGATTGCATTTGGACCTGGTTCCAGTGAATGCCCGGTTCATAGTCG from Ruegeria sp. HKCCD4315 includes the following:
- a CDS encoding Hsp70 family protein translates to MAPIRPWIGIDFGTSNSAVAYIDANAPRLVRFDGDAKTLPTTFFFDFETRETLIGEPANQALLDGLEGRFMRALKRVLGTALMHEKRQILNERLTFVEIIGSFLRQLREQAEVEIGVPCTRVVSGRPVIFHGVNDPREAQAEADLRACYIAAGFTDVQFCPEPAAAAIATGATECGSGTGLVVDIGGGTSDFSVFRSHAAELEILANHGVRIGGTDFDRAISIDHVMPLLGKGSMVRDVFGSGASKAPNAIFNDLATWEVIPFLYTAQNRRTVGDMVQLAQSPERLARLASVLEHELGHELAFAVESGKIEVNSGTQDPAIKLDVLEAGLAVQLSDALVADSLNDHASRLETGVQEVLRLADVTAEQIDRVVYVGGSSLMAIVPETMRRVFPDAEHSFASVFTAVAEGLAIMAAREGV
- a CDS encoding DUF2256 domain-containing protein, which produces MRMRKKSDLPSKTCIRCGRPFTWRRKWAKVWDQVRYCSDRCRRAR
- a CDS encoding adenylate/guanylate cyclase domain-containing protein, which produces MSEIDALNHWLISEGRLLGDETAIVQGYCEGLVKLGVPLARARIAQNYSNPLLSAWGIIWTPENTRRYTVPTTVLSTSAWHGSPFEYIVTRRCPLRKRLADLNLEDEHPIYSELAEAGATDFLAIPLEHGNGSVQGTSFTSNAEIGFSDTHIRYIEESRYALAAALEPIAMRQSQKSLLQTYLGHGPAVEIGQGHIKRGEHRTVAAAILFADLRGFTEKAQAWPEEKLLAMMGDYFEMVVSPIQNAGGDVLKFMGDGILAVFETDNSDESTCRSAVEAASGALANLGEYNKQADERSQEAIEFVIGIDFGPVTFGNIGSPDRLDFTVVGQTVNVASRVQDLCKILGEKTLITSRVAKHMGNMVQSVGRHAVRGLDQDIEVFRISAKGS